The nucleotide window ATGTTTGATGCACTGTATTCTTAATTACCCGACTCGGGATGAGAATGCAAACCTTGGAATGATGCTGGATCAGAAACAGAAGTTTCCCAATGCTATTCCGGGTTATTCGGATCATACACTTCCTTGGAATATGGAAGTTTTAACAACCGCTACATTATTGGGGGCGGTAATTTTAGAAAAACACTTTACACATGATAAAACCTTGCCAGGTAATGATCATTACCATGCCATGGATAAAGAAGATCTGAAACATTTCAATAAAAGAATGGATTATACTTTTTCTATTTTAGGTTCATTCAAAAAGAACCCTTTGGCAAGTGAGGAGATTTCTCGCAAAAATGCCAGGAGAAGTCTTGTTGCAGCTCTTGATATTAAAGCAGGAACAGTAATTCAAGAGAAGCATCTGACCTGGAAAAGACCTGCAAATGGTATTAGTCCACAGTTTATAAAAGAAGTAATTGGTAAATCTACGGTTGTGGATATACTAACTGACGACATTCTTCAATTTAATATGTTTGATTTTAAATAGAAGATGGAACATTCAAAGGTCATAGCCATTTTAAATGAAATCGAGGAGAGGTTTCCTGTAAACAGCTGGAAGGCGAGTGAATTTCATGTATGGCCCCTTATCAGGATCGAAATTGCCATGAAGCTTTATTCCCTTTTTAAACCTTCGGCAAATCCTGAAAAGATCAATAATGTTGCACAGAAACCATTAGTTGGTCCCGGTTTTTTTAACAAGTTGAAAAGTATAAGTAATTGGGAAAATCGTAGTTTAAAACATAAGTTAGATGATTTTAAAATGCGCTTTCAATTAAAATCAAATGCCAAGGTCCTTTTTTTAAGTTTTGCAGCAAGTAGAGTTGAATTTAATGGATCTGCATTCAATAAACAGGTCGACCCAATAATAAATTACCTGAATAATTCAGAAATTAACTCTTTATTGCTTGAGCTAAAATACAATATTCAACAAAATATTGATCCAAGCAATAAAAACCAGTGCATTTGTATTGATCAGCATATGCGGTTTTATCTTTGGAATAACCGTTCAATTGACTTGGACGCTCTTTATCTTGATGGCTATGAAGAGTTTATGGATTTTTTGGAACAAAGGGTTGGGTTGAAATTTGATGATTTAAGGGGAGAAAATTTGAGAATAAAAATTAAGAATTTCATTCTCCTGATAGCATATTTTAAAGAAATTTTGTTGAGGAATAAAACCAAACTTTCATTTGTTACCTGCTATTATGCAATGCCATGCATGGCTTTAAGTGCAGCTTCAAAAACCCTTGGGATACCTTGTGTGGATATACAACATGGGTTACAGGTAAATCATGCAGCTTACACAAAATGGAGTAAAGTACCTGTGGATGGTTATAGTGCCCTTCCTTCCATGTTTTGGTGCTGGAGCCATATAGAGACAAAAATTATTATGGATTGGGCAAAGGGTACGAATGGAAAACATAAAGCAGTTATTGCAGGCAATACATGGAATGAAATTTGGCAGGATGAGGCTTTGAGTAAGGGAAGTTACATTGAAAGTTTGGAGAGGACTAATCCAACCGGCAAAAGCTTTAACATACTCTATACCATGCAGCCTTTAAATGATGCATTGCCGGATTTTTTTATGCAAGCAATAAAACGATCACCAGCAGATTGGAAATGGTGGATCAGGATTCACCCCAGGCAAATTAACGATATTGAAAAGATTAAAAAGTTGCTTGAACAGGGTTGTGGATTTGAAAAAGTTGAATTGAAAATGGCCTCTGAATTTCCTTTGCCCGTTTTGCTTCAGCACACTGATATACATATCACTCTTTTTTCAAGTGTGGTTATAGAAGCTGCAGATTTTGGAGTGCCTTCTATTATTATGCACAAGAATGGCCTTGAAATATTTAATTCTGAAATTGAATCTGGTTATGCTGTTTATGAACCAGGAGATTCAACAAAATTAATAGGGGTAATTGAGCATCTTAAATTAATGAAAATTTCCGGTCTTGGAAATAGAAAGACCTCCTCTTTTCGTCCATGCATGGATGAACTGATAAGGCAAATGGTATAAATTTATAATGATTTGCAATGAAACGATTATTTTCTTTATTGAATCCTAAGAAGAAAAAATTTAGCAATGAAAACTTATCTTCTGATTCCATGATTAGTGAAAAAGCGGAAATTGATTCCTGCAGTTTTTCAGGTAAGGTAAGAATAGGAGATTTTTGCAGGTTATTTAATGTGTCTTTAAGCGGAAATATATTAATCGGAAAGAATACCAGCATTTTTGGACCAAATACGGATATTTACAGTGTTCATAACAAGGTTGAAATTGGAAATTTCTGTTCCATTGCAAGAAATGTTAGCATACAGGAGTTTAACCATAACTATGAGCGTTGCTCCACCTACTTTATTTTCAAAAATGTTTTTAAAGAAAAAAATATTATTTCAGATACAGTTTCCAAAGGTGATATTAAGATTGGACATGATGTTTGGATTGGTACACAGAGTGTAATTCTTTCTGGTTCAATTATTGGAAATGGAGCTGTAATTGCTGCAAATAGTGTAATAACCGGTGATATTCCTCCATATTCAATTGTAGGAGGTACACCTGCGAGGGTATTGAAATATAGGTTTTCAGATGATATTATTCAGGCTCTTCAAAAGATTGAATGGTGGAATTGGGACCATGAAAAAATAAAAAGAAACAGAGATTTTTTTGAATCACCCATGAATATGAAAAAGATAATCAACGTTGTTTCTTAAATTAATGTAATTAAATGCAGGAAAAACAAGCAAATATTGCCGTAGTTGTCGTTGCTTATAATAGGGAAGTGGCATTAGAAAGAATTCTTAATTCATTAGCCATTGCTAATTATGATGGATTTGCCAATATTCCTTTAATAATAAGTATCGATAAAAGCGAAACAGATGCCATTGAAAAAATTGCAAAGTCATTCAATTGGTTGTTTGGGAAAAAAAAAATCATTGTTCACAATGAAAACTTAGGTTTAAAAAATCACATTATAAGTTGCGGCGATCTTACTTCCACTTATGAAAATGTAATAGTACTGGAAGACGATCTTTATGTTTCACCCTATTTCTACGATTATGCCTATCAGGCTCGGGAATTTTATAAAAATGATGAAAACGTAGCAGGAATTTCCCTTTATTCAATTGATTGTAATGATCATGCTGTTTTACCTTTTATTCCAATTGCTGACGGGTTTGATAATTTTTTTATGCAGGTTCCTTCATCTCTTGGGCAAATGTGGACAAAAAAACAATGGCATGAATTTAAAAAGTTTTATGATTCTGATAATGTTACAATCACCCATGAAGATATTATTCCGGATAAGGTTATTGCATGGGGGGAAAGCTCCTGGAAAAAATATTTTTATAAGTATTTAGTGAACTTCAATAAATTTTTTGTTTATCCCAGGGTTTCATTTACTACCAATTTCGGTGATCCAGGCACGCATTTTATCCTCGAAACTAAAAGGTTCCAGGTAAACATTTGTATGAATACCAGAACCTATAATTTCAGCAGATTAAGTGAGGCATTAGCCCAGTATGATTGTTTTCATGAGTTAATGCCTGAAATAATAAAGAAAATGAATCCACAATTAGGTGAATATGATTTTACCTGTGATTTGTATGGCGAGAAAAACTTAGGCAAAATAAATAATGAATTTATTATTTCTATCAGGGATTGCAATTCTCCTTTAAAATCGTTTTCTTGCGGTATGATTCCTCAAGAATTAAATATTGCCCTTGCTATTGATGGAGATTATTTTTCATTGGGTAAAACAATACATTTCAATAAACAATTTGATCAAATTCATCCCAAAAGGTTAAAATTAACAACTTTCAGTAAAATAAGTACTTTTATCATCAGGCATAAAGCGTACAATGATGCAGAAAAAAATTTTAAAAATTCAATATCCTATAAAGTTTCCCGCCTGATTTTATTTCCATTATTAATTCTCAAAAAACTGAAGATAGTTTTAATGAGCAAATAGGTTAGAAAATTATGAATATTAAAATAAATTTAATTTTTTGTTTTTTGTTATTTTTCCTTAATAACTCTTTTGCTCAAAAATGGCAATGGGTAGAAAAGATAGGATTAAGTGGTTCCGGAAACAATCATGCTTATGATCTTGTTCTTGATTCAGAATCAAATATTTTTGTTGTGGGCAGAGTAAAAAATTCAGCAACTTTTGGTTCAGGCTCAAATGCTGTAAGCCCTGCTTTTTATGGCGACCGAGATATTTTTGTTGCTAAATATGATAAAAATGGAAATTTAAAATGGGCAAATAGGTCTGGCAGTGCAAGTGCTGAATGGGCAAATGGAATTGCAGTTGATAAAAAAGGGAATTGTTATGCCACAGGGGTTTTTCGTTCTAATTGTGCATTCGGTTCCACTGTTGTAAATGCAATTGGCAATTCCGATGCTTTTGTAATAAAATACGATTCTCTTGGAAATATTGTTTGGTTAAAGCAAGCAGGCGGCTCTTCAGCAGGTGTAACCGCTGAAAGTGTCGCAGTTGATTCATTGGGAAATGTATACATTACAGGAAAGTTTTCTTATACTGTTTCATTTGATACAATAGTACTGACAAGTAATTCCAATTCGGCTGATATTTTTCTTGCTAAATATGATTCATTAGGAAATTGCCTATGGGTTCAACAATATGGAGGATCGGGAGACGATACCGGAAATGCAATAAAAATAGATTTAAATGGTAATGTAATTTTTACCGGACATTTTTCAGGAACAGCGACTTTTGATATTACTGCATTATCAAGTTTTGGAGGGTGGGATATTTTTCTATCGAAAATTAATTCTGACGGAGTTTTACAATGGGTAAAAAATATCGGTGGTTCAGGAACAGATGAAGGTTATGAATTAGAATGCGATTTATTCAATAATTATTACCTCACAGGATATGTAGGCTCAAGAATGCATTTTTCAAAGCATAATTCTTCTGGAATACAAATATGGAATAAATCATTCACTGGAACCGGAACAAGTCGTGGTTTAGGAATCTCCATTGATAAGTCAGGAAGCAGTTTTATTACTGGGTACTTTAATGGTCCCACTGCTTTTGACACAAATATTTCATACTCACCAATGGGAACTCAGGATATTTTTGTTGCAAAATATGATAGTTCATCTTCATTGGTTTGGTTCAAACACGTTCAAAATACAATTATTGCAGGCATTATTCCAACTGGAGCAGCCATTTCAGTTGACACTTTGGGATTTGCCTATGTGACAGGGGATTTTTTATCAACTGCTTCTTTTGATACTATTTCAAGGACTGCTTCTGGTACTAGTTCTGATGTTTTTATAGGTAAAATTTCTCCATATTTTAAAGCTGAGGTTTCAGTAAATTCTCAGACTTTTTGTGCTGGTGCTAACATATCTTTTTCAGGGCCCCAACCTAAAGCCTATTCCTCGGAATTTTCCTGGCAATGGAGTTTCCCAGGTGGCGTACCTAATTCTTCGAATGTTTCTAACCCTATCGTTCAATATAACTCAATTGGCAATTATGATGTAACATTAATTGCCTATAACGGTTTTGAATATGATACACTCTCTTTAGCAAATTTTATTACAATTTCTTCTGCACCTGTTGTTTCATTGGGCAATGATACCTCATTATGCCAGGGAGCATCCATTGAGTTGACCACCGACCCTGTTTTTCAAGAATACCTTTGGTCAGATGGGTCAACTTCCTCCTCTTTAACCGTAACCTCACAGGGTGAATATTATGTTGTTGTTGACGGTTCAGGATGTGCAGGTTCCGATACTGTTAATATTACTATTGATGTTTGTTTGGATATTGCTGAATTGGGAACAAAAGAAACAATTTCTGTCTTCCCTAATCCGTTTACTAATCATGTAAGTTTTGTTGTTAACCTAACTTTAGAATCAAATCCTGAGTTGTCTATTTACGACATGTATGGTAAGTTACATCTAAAATCTACGATTAAGAATACCATTGAAAATGTTAACACAGATTTTTTACCTACAGGAATTTACTTTTATCGAATTTCAGTATCCGAATCAGAAGGATATTCGGGCAAAATTATAAAAAGATAGTAAATACAATTCAATACTCAATAATGTCCACACCTTTTCCTAAAGCAGATATTACTGTGTTAATGCCTGTATATAACGCTGCGGATTATTTGGTAGATGCTATTGACAGCATTTTAAATCAAACCTTCATAAATTTTGAATTTATAATTATTAATGATGGATCTGAGGATGCTTCAGAAGAAATTATTTTATCCTATAATGATGAGAGAATTAAATACAGCAAAAATCAAAAAAATAAAGGTATAGTTGCTACTTTAAACAAAGGAATAGATTTGGCAATTGGCAAATATATTGTCCGAATGGATGCTGATGATATTGCCATTTCTGATCGTATACAGGTGCAAAAAGAATTAATGGATGCTTTTCCCCGTGTTGGTGTTTCAAGTGGTTACATAAAATTGTTTGGCAATGACAATAGTATTTGGAAAGTTCCTTTGTCCAATGATGAAATAAAAGCCACCTTGTTATTCGATAGTCCCATTTGCCATCCTGCTTCAATAATTAGAACATCTGTTCTAAGAGAACATTGTTTACATTATAAAACGACATTCCCTCATATGGAAGACATTGATTTATGGTATAGAATGAAAGATTTAACGGAATTTGCTAACATTGATAAAATTCTGCTTTATTACAGGTATGAAAATCAAAATATCACATTAAAAAACAAAGCCACTAAAATTGAAAGAACAAATCAAAGAAATAGATTAGTACTGAATGATTTGGGTATGAATCCCAGTCAAAAAGAACTAGATTTACATTTTGGTTTCAAAAGCAATTCACTTGAGGTAAATAATGAAAATGTAATTTTGTACAAAAAATGGTTAAAAAATTTAAAAAGTGTCAATAAAGAAAAAAAAGTGTATCCTGTAATCGGGTTAGAAAATGTTATAGCAAGAAAGTGGGAACAAGTGTTTTTTAAACTTCCTCCCTATGGTATTTGGGTGATATGGACATATTTTAAAAATTCAGACAAAATTTATTTAAAACATTTAAATTATCTTTTAAAATATACTTTTAATATAATAGTGACAAACAAAAGCAACCTGAAATAATTATTTTTCAGGTGTTTTTAAATAGAAAAAATGATTTCAGTAAGATTAGCAAAAAATTATGCATATCCGGATATTCTTAGGCAAACTCCCGGTAATGCAGGTGTTTGGAAAGATATTGAATTTACTTTTGAACCCCTTAATGAATGCGATTATCTAATTGTATTTAATTTACCATTACAGGATATTGTTGTAAAGGTTAAGGAAAATGGAACTTGGCTTTTTGTGCAGGAACCCCCCTATTTAAGAAATAATTACCTGAAAAATTACTTTCCATTATTTGATATTGTGTACAGCCATTTTGAATCAAAAAACAATATTAAAAATACAACTACATTACCTTGGCATATTAATAAAACCTTTGATGAACTCGTTGCATTAAAAAAAGATGATTTAGTTGCAAAGAATAATAGCGTGAGTTGGATTACAAGTTCCAGTAATGTTAATCCCGGACATGAACCCAGGTTGAATTTTTTAAAATTTTTGAAAGAACACGAAAATGAACTTGATTTAACACTTTTAGGTAGAGGATTTCAAGAAATAGAGGATAAATTTGATGGCATTTATCCTTCAAAATATTCCATTGCCATTGAAAACTATACTGATTATGATTATTTTACTGAAAAAATTGCAGATGTTTTTCTTTCCTGGTCAATGCCAATTTATTACGGCTGTAAAAATATCGTCAAATATTTTCCGCCAGATTCAATGATTCTCATAGATATCCGCAAACCAGAGGAGGCATTAACTATTATTAAGAAAGCAATTGCTCAGGATAAATGGAAAAAAAATTTAAATGAAATTGAAAAAGCAAGAAATTTAATTCTTTATGAATACCAATTTTTTCCATTTGTATACAATAAAATAAAAAAAGACCTGCTTTTTAATACTAAACCTAAAATAAAAATTAAGAAAGTTTCTAAGAATCCTTGGAAACAATTTAAAATTTTAAATTTTTTAAAATGTTTCAAATCATGAGTCCTATACAATCTTTTAATTTCTTAATGAAATTAAATTTGATTGATAGTTTTTTTATAAAGATTTTTCGTAAAAGTGTTGGTTCCATTAATATGTATAAAAATTCTTCATGTTCTTTTCATAAAGAAGGAAAAATTATAGTTAAAAACGGAACCTTTCACTTTAATAGATCCTGGGTAAAAAAAGATCCTTTCCCGTCTTTACTTGCAGTAAGAAAAGATGCAACAATAATAG belongs to Bacteroidota bacterium and includes:
- a CDS encoding CatB-related O-acetyltransferase, whose amino-acid sequence is MISEKAEIDSCSFSGKVRIGDFCRLFNVSLSGNILIGKNTSIFGPNTDIYSVHNKVEIGNFCSIARNVSIQEFNHNYERCSTYFIFKNVFKEKNIISDTVSKGDIKIGHDVWIGTQSVILSGSIIGNGAVIAANSVITGDIPPYSIVGGTPARVLKYRFSDDIIQALQKIEWWNWDHEKIKRNRDFFESPMNMKKIINVVS
- a CDS encoding glycosyltransferase, coding for MQEKQANIAVVVVAYNREVALERILNSLAIANYDGFANIPLIISIDKSETDAIEKIAKSFNWLFGKKKIIVHNENLGLKNHIISCGDLTSTYENVIVLEDDLYVSPYFYDYAYQAREFYKNDENVAGISLYSIDCNDHAVLPFIPIADGFDNFFMQVPSSLGQMWTKKQWHEFKKFYDSDNVTITHEDIIPDKVIAWGESSWKKYFYKYLVNFNKFFVYPRVSFTTNFGDPGTHFILETKRFQVNICMNTRTYNFSRLSEALAQYDCFHELMPEIIKKMNPQLGEYDFTCDLYGEKNLGKINNEFIISIRDCNSPLKSFSCGMIPQELNIALAIDGDYFSLGKTIHFNKQFDQIHPKRLKLTTFSKISTFIIRHKAYNDAEKNFKNSISYKVSRLILFPLLILKKLKIVLMSK
- a CDS encoding SBBP repeat-containing protein, which encodes MLFFLNNSFAQKWQWVEKIGLSGSGNNHAYDLVLDSESNIFVVGRVKNSATFGSGSNAVSPAFYGDRDIFVAKYDKNGNLKWANRSGSASAEWANGIAVDKKGNCYATGVFRSNCAFGSTVVNAIGNSDAFVIKYDSLGNIVWLKQAGGSSAGVTAESVAVDSLGNVYITGKFSYTVSFDTIVLTSNSNSADIFLAKYDSLGNCLWVQQYGGSGDDTGNAIKIDLNGNVIFTGHFSGTATFDITALSSFGGWDIFLSKINSDGVLQWVKNIGGSGTDEGYELECDLFNNYYLTGYVGSRMHFSKHNSSGIQIWNKSFTGTGTSRGLGISIDKSGSSFITGYFNGPTAFDTNISYSPMGTQDIFVAKYDSSSSLVWFKHVQNTIIAGIIPTGAAISVDTLGFAYVTGDFLSTASFDTISRTASGTSSDVFIGKISPYFKAEVSVNSQTFCAGANISFSGPQPKAYSSEFSWQWSFPGGVPNSSNVSNPIVQYNSIGNYDVTLIAYNGFEYDTLSLANFITISSAPVVSLGNDTSLCQGASIELTTDPVFQEYLWSDGSTSSSLTVTSQGEYYVVVDGSGCAGSDTVNITIDVCLDIAELGTKETISVFPNPFTNHVSFVVNLTLESNPELSIYDMYGKLHLKSTIKNTIENVNTDFLPTGIYFYRISVSESEGYSGKIIKR
- a CDS encoding glycosyltransferase → MSTPFPKADITVLMPVYNAADYLVDAIDSILNQTFINFEFIIINDGSEDASEEIILSYNDERIKYSKNQKNKGIVATLNKGIDLAIGKYIVRMDADDIAISDRIQVQKELMDAFPRVGVSSGYIKLFGNDNSIWKVPLSNDEIKATLLFDSPICHPASIIRTSVLREHCLHYKTTFPHMEDIDLWYRMKDLTEFANIDKILLYYRYENQNITLKNKATKIERTNQRNRLVLNDLGMNPSQKELDLHFGFKSNSLEVNNENVILYKKWLKNLKSVNKEKKVYPVIGLENVIARKWEQVFFKLPPYGIWVIWTYFKNSDKIYLKHLNYLLKYTFNIIVTNKSNLK